DNA from Actinoplanes sp. SE50/110:
CCCGGATCCTGCTCGGCGCGGCCGACGACGTGGCGATGACCGGACTGGACGGCTTCAGCCTGGCCGGCGAGGGGAAGCGGCCGATGGCCGCGGCGCTGCGGGCGATGTACGCCGACGCGCCGGCGGCGCTGGCCGGTCCGGCCCGGTCCGCCGACCGCGCGCTGGCCGCGGTCCACACGGTCCGCGATGCGGCGTACGCGGCGGCAGCCACGTATCCGGACAGTGAGCTCGGTGCGGCGCTGCGGGACGTGGCCCGGCTGATCAAGGCGAAGGCCGGCCTGGTCACCGCGGCGGTCGACTGCGGCGACTGGGACATGCACAACGGGCTCGGCACCGCGGTCAAGGGCCAGCGGATGTACGACAACCTCGCCGACCTGGCGGCCGCGCTGGCCGCGTTCACCACCGATCTGGGCCCGGCGCTCGGCTCCGTCACGGTGCTGACGATCAGTGAGTTCGGCCGGCGGGTGCAGGAGAACGCCTCGCACGGCGCGGACCACGGCCACGGCAACGCGATGCTGCTGCTCGGCGGCGGGATCCGGGGCGGGAAGGTGTACGCGGACTGGCCCGGGCTGACCCCCGGCGCGCTGGTGGCGGGCGACCTGGCGGCCACCACCGACTACCGGTCGGTGATCGGGGAGGTGCTGCAGAGGCGCTGCGGTTTCGGGTCGCTGGACGGGGTGTTCCCCGGCGTACGGCCGAGCAGTTTCGGTTGTGCCGTGGCCCGATGACGACAGTGGGCCGCCACGTCACCGTGACGGCCCACTGCCTCGCGGCGCCCCTGCCTACTTGGCGGTGGCGGTGCGGCGCTTGCTCCAGACGTCGAAGGCGACGGCCAGCAGCAGCACGAAGCCCTTGAACAGCATGACCTCCTCCGGCGCGCGGCCGAGCAGGCCCATGCCGTTGTTGATCACGCCCATGATCAGGCCACCGGTGATCGCGCCGACCACCTTGCCGACGCCGCCCTGGACGGCCGCGCCGCCGATGAAGGCCGCGGCGATGGCGTCCAGCTCGAAGCTGTTACCGGCGGTCGGGCCGGCCAGGTTGAGGCGGCCGGCGAAGATGATGCCGGCGACCGCGGACAGCACGCCCATGTTGACGAACAGCCAGAAGACGACCGACTTGACCTTGACACCGGACAGCGTCGCGGCCTGCAGGTTGCCGCCGACCGCGTAGATCTGGCGGCCGAACACCGCCCGGTTGGTGACCAGCGTGTACGCGCAGACCAGGATCGCGAGCAGGACCAGCACCCAGGGCAGGTTGCGGAACCGGGCGAGCTGCACGACCAGGAAGATGACCAGGGCCGCGGGGACGGCGACCTTGGCCACGAACAGCCACATCGGGTCGACGGCCTGCCGGTAGCGGACCCGGCCCATCCGGGCGCGCCACTGCACGAAGACCATGGCGACCACGACGAGGATGCCGACGACCAGGCTGAACAGGTCGGCGCCGCCGAGGCTGCCGAGCCCGACGTTGCCCAGGAAACCGGGGATGAAGCCGTTGGCCAGGGTGCGGATCTCGTCCGGGAACGGGC
Protein-coding regions in this window:
- the mmsB gene encoding multiple monosaccharide ABC transporter permease, which produces MTVAPTNADLSISEGPAGAGNAAQRKVNFDLKSSGIYIALALLVLGFTIWTGGDLLAPQNLSNIIVQYSYILVLAIGMVLIIIAGHIDLSVGSVVAATGAFSAVMMVNWGLPWPVAVIATLVIGALIGAWQGYWVAYFGIPAFIVTLAGMLLFRAVTYMILGNKGIGPFPDEIRTLANGFIPGFLGNVGLGSLGGADLFSLVVGILVVVAMVFVQWRARMGRVRYRQAVDPMWLFVAKVAVPAALVIFLVVQLARFRNLPWVLVLLAILVCAYTLVTNRAVFGRQIYAVGGNLQAATLSGVKVKSVVFWLFVNMGVLSAVAGIIFAGRLNLAGPTAGNSFELDAIAAAFIGGAAVQGGVGKVVGAITGGLIMGVINNGMGLLGRAPEEVMLFKGFVLLLAVAFDVWSKRRTATAK
- a CDS encoding DUF1501 domain-containing protein, with the protein product MNGTVSRRSILGATLAGVAGAALSTRVAFAAGAYSGDTLVVISLRGGFDGLSAIVPIGDSAYYTARPGIGVPKSQVIAGDGTFGLHPALAPLLPLWQGGRMAAVHAVGQPNPTRSHFAAMEAMENAAPGTSLRSGWLDRMLGLTGATAPLAGVSLGHAMPARILLGAADDVAMTGLDGFSLAGEGKRPMAAALRAMYADAPAALAGPARSADRALAAVHTVRDAAYAAAATYPDSELGAALRDVARLIKAKAGLVTAAVDCGDWDMHNGLGTAVKGQRMYDNLADLAAALAAFTTDLGPALGSVTVLTISEFGRRVQENASHGADHGHGNAMLLLGGGIRGGKVYADWPGLTPGALVAGDLAATTDYRSVIGEVLQRRCGFGSLDGVFPGVRPSSFGCAVAR